The Aspergillus flavus chromosome 2, complete sequence region GCTTGTCCTCGGCCTCCTTCAAGGTCTCGGCCTTCAAGGCCTCGTAGAGCTCCATATCACGCTTCTTCTGTGCCTCGTAGTCGGCAGGAATGTGTTTCAACTCCTCGCGACGGAAAGCACGCTCCAGATGGTCAATACGCTTGCCAGTGGTGCGAATACGATCGTTGAGctcgttcttttccttctcgagCTGGGCAAGCTTCATCGCGCGGAGGCGGTTAGCATCGAGGTCCTTGAGATCAACTTCACTGAGGTCAATGCCCTTCACTCCACTCTTCAGCTCCTCGATCTGCTTCTTGAGTTCCTGCTCGCGGATACGATCCTGCTCATCCTTGatgcgcttcttctcgcgCTCGCGCTGTTCATCAAGCAGACGctgcttctcagcctcctGGAGCTGCTGGGTACGGATCCGCTTGCGGgtctcctcctctctctgCTTACGCTGCAAAGCGTCAGTGGcggcctccttcttcttgtcgaTAATAACACGGCGAGCCAAGGTCTCCTCATGCTCCTTGGCAGCACCGGCAGCAGCGCGGGTCTGGGCCGCCTGCTTGGCTTGCAGACGAGCCTCGTGGTACGAGGGATCGACATACATGCACGAAACATGGAGAGTCTTGGCAAGGCGAGTGAGCTGCAGGCGAGCGATCTCAGCAGGGGTGTTCTGCATGCGCTGCACCGAGCCCACCTCGCTTTCCGCAGATCCAGCCGCGCTGCCAGAGTGCAGGGCCTTAGCAGACGAGAACACATCGGTGTCGAAGGTAAGGACACCCGAGATGTGGTCCACCCGGATGGCGAGATCGCCCTTCTTGCAACCGTTCATGATGAACTTCTCGATCATAGCGGGAGTGACCTGGAAGGGATCAGGGAACTGGGCCAGCTCGTACACGAATTTCAGCGAAACGGACTCGTAGACCTGAGACAGCTGCTGGAAGAGACGGGTCAAAATGACCTGCTGCAGAGGTACAACGTACTTCTCCATCTCGGGGTCAGCGCCAATCTGCTTGAGGATGGGGGTAATCTTCTTGCAGATGGACAGGGGGTGGAAGTCGACCTCAAGGATGTTGTAGAGGTCACGGATTTCAGGGCGAGCACGCTTCAGCAGACCCTTGTTGAGAGCATCCTTGAAGAGAACTGCACGGGTGGGAGACTGGGCCATACCCAGGAGGTTGGTGAGGCGagtgttcttgttcttgcgGACCTCATCCACATCGACCAAGGCGCCGCGAGAACGAGAGGTGCTAATCACGGGAATGGCAAGAGCAGACAGAAGGACGAAAGAGGCGGCCTTGGTCATGTCGGCATCAGTCACGGAAgggttctccttcttggTACCCTGACCGGCAGCGAGGGTGGCAGCGGACtggcggaggaggttgtAGTAGCGGCTCCAGGCAGCGGCGTGGAAAAGGTAGTTCTCGCTAACCAGGAAGATGCGAGCCAGCTTCTCGTAGTAGTTGGCCATCATGACGTTCTTGGCCGGGCGCTTACTGAGGCTCAGAAGAGTGTGAATATCCTCAATGCTGCGGAAAGCCTCCTGCCAGAGTTCCAACTCAACGGCCACATTCAGCTGCTGGAAACGGGTATCCAAATGGCGCTGAAGAGTGTCGGGATCGCTCAGGTTGATGGCGTGCATCTGAGCAGAATACTTGGCAGCGTTCTGCACATGGTTCCGGAGGAGCTCACAGAGCCTGCGGAATTCCGTCTTGCGGGTGTACTTCAGGCAGAACTGGAAGGCCTGGAGGGCGGTAGTCTGGTACATAACCTCGAGACGAGCATTGTTCTTCAAGATTTCCAGAACGGTCCGGTAGGTCTCCCAGAGGAACTTGAGCCATGGGGTCACGACAGCGCGGTCGGTACGATCACGGGACTGCTCACCAGAAACAGTGGCGAGAAGGATGGTCTCGGGGGTTTCGATGGcttccaaatcctccacGTTGGACGAGGGGGCGGCGGATTCCAACGAAGACTGGATCTCATCGGCCTTGGCTTGGGCTTCGGTCACCTTCTTCTCGGCGAGTTCGATGAACTTCTTGAGGACGACCTGCAAATACACACAACCTGTAAGCTTCTACCCTATGCAGACAACCATTCCCACCTCTAGTCTCCCATGATCCGCGTACCTCGATAGTAGCCACATTGGTGTTCTGGGCGATGTTCTTATATTGATACAATCCATCCTTGGCGGCCTTTCCCTTGCGAAGATCCACGCACAGCTCGACGAAAAGTAGCATAACCGGTTCCAGCGACACGATGGGGCTGCTGCGCGTCCTCTTGGAGGTGACATGTTCGTGAAGGACATTGAGGGCGGCGGGGGCCTGGCCCACGGCGATAAGTTCCTGCGCCCTCTAAGACGAGTAAAAACACCAGCGTTAGTTTCCATCAGACATCTCCGTTATCCGCGACCGTCGTGATTTTGCATCGATGTCCATCGCAGCAGAAGGTTCCACTCACCTTCAGGACATTTTCGGGCTTGAtatgaggaggaggcggcaTGATGGGCGACGAATGCTTCGGGATAAGCGATTTCTATCGAATTATGGTAAAACGGCACACGTCTGTAGTTCGAGGGGCGAAAAAAGGTGGGTTTCGCTCGACAACGGCGGGCAGCAAGTGTCGAAAGCGATAAAGTCCCTATTTGCGAATACACTGCCACGCGACGGCCCTTCAACGTCGGTTGGGGAGGGATCTTTGGGCTTTGGCGGGCGTTGTGCGAGATTTCAAAAAACAGGCCGAAGGGCTTCCCACTTCGGTTAAGCGACCTAAGTCACGTGATACGACTGGGAGTCAGAGCGACGCCGCGTGATATCCCCTCAATGTCATGGTATAAATATGCAATCTAGGCTGGAACTAAAAGCAAGGTCTAATCCCTGGCTATATTTCTGCGAGGGAATGGGGGGTGATTTTGCCCTGGGTGGTTCGTGAGTCTGGAACCATCCTGATATCCTGGAAGAAAGCTCGGACTCGGTCAATACACCGGCTGGAGAACAATGGGGTCGCATTCCACCAGAGTGATTGGGTCCATCTCCGTGATCAGTCAGCTGGGAGAACCACTTTGtagtatgtacggagtacggtACTAGGTAGTACCTGGATTCTGTCGAGTACTTTGTACAAGTCATCATCCTGTCTGTAGAACAGGCAATGACCATGACATGAATTTATTACCTCTGGAGTAGACCACGAAACCGACCGTCAATGGCCCGTCATCACGTGTTATGTATGGTACGGTAACATTGAGAACACGTGAGGGGAAATGGAAGTTGTCAATGCGAGAGACAATTCAAAGAGGAATGTAATACAGAATCATAATAAGAAGAACTATTAGTCCAACGAGTTTCCGTGATTCTTCTTAAGAGCTTCGATGAATAAACAATCGGATGATCCGTTCCCAATCTTTACTACTTTTTCGGCATCGATCATCcgcttttttgtttttattttttatattttgtGAGGGGAGATAAACTGACTAATGAGACTAAGTAACTAGCTAGACTAGTTGTTATAATCTACTCCATTTTTCCCAGGTTCAGgggcaaggaagaagaaaagctgagcaaagagagagaaaagagcGAGGGGAGTTGGGttagttaattaaaaacCAACATCCGAGAAATTCCCCCCGAAAAACCAAAGTTCAAAGGTCGCCTCACAGACCACCCAATTCttaatttccctttctttctcctctttcttaGCCTCTCGACTTGTCACTCTTTCCCAAGTTCTAATCCTTGTCTCGGGGGGAACTCACCTTTTTGCtcctttttaatttttcctttcttctttattcttttatttccACTTGAGCAATTATTTCCGGGTCAACCTATTCGGTCGTTCTCTCCGTTGAGCCCTTCCCTCCCCAAGTAATATTGGAAAGTCGTTCTCTCGCTCATAATTTAATTTCCTCCCACCATTTGGTCGGTCCGCCTTCTCTCCCCTTACTCGGCTCGACGCGCGAACCTTACTTGAccaccttctcttcctaCTTACCGGTCCAACCCACACAAACTcccccccttcccttcccgTGTGTGCGCATATAGTTAATTCGCACCTCAAATCGTTCCGATCCCCAAAAAAGAttaagatataaaaagaaaaaaaaaaaaaaaaagtcaacAACTTAAACTACCACGATGCCTGCCTACGAGCTTCGATCGGGAGGGGAtgtcaagaacaagaagcaaAGTGTGGCCGATTTGAAGTATCGACGATTGACAGAACTCAATGCTCGTCTGAAGGAAGACCTGGACCGTCCCCGGGTCAAAGTGTCCGAGGCTGCGATGTCGTACGTCGTCCCCAATTACCACTTGGTCTACCCCTCGTGTGCGACCGACGGATACTGATACCATCCGTCTGGACTGGAACAGGCTGATTAATTACTGCAACAACACTCGCGACTTTATGGTACCGTCCGTATGGGGTCAGGTATGCGACGTCAATTCTCCCCTCCACGAGGAACTCCGCATCTAGCTCGTGCGATCGATCCAAAGTCAGGGAAACTAACCCAACCTCTTCCAGGTGGACAAACGCGATGACCCATACGCCCCTCAACAGCAGGGAGGCTGTTGCACGGTCATGTAATGGATCCATGACATTCCACGCCATTAACTAAGCTGGACTCGCTACCGAGCGGTCCATTGTACCCTCAAACGCTACGACATCACCTTCTACTACCTAATCTTATTCTTCTCAATACCTCTTTTGACCTTTGGAAACGTCGCATCGCTACCCACTCGCCACGACCAGGACCACGTACCGACAACCGATCAGCGGGGAGGCGCGGGATTTCTGGGTGCTCGTGAGGCTGCTCAGCCCCCGAAGGGAACACGCGCTGGACTTGCAAGAACTTCGGACGCTGACGACGGGGCAGTGTACGGTCGCACTTGCCCATGGGATCCGCTGTTGATGAGCGCGATGCATTTCGATATGCGACgtctccttttttttcttgttcctcttacttttttctctctgaGCTATTTGTGCCTTGATGTGTTGAAAATTCCCTTTCTAGCCTTGGCAGTATGCCCGTTTCTTCCCAGTGATATCTTTGAGTCCTTGATATTTCATATGTTCTACTGTTATGGATGGTGTGggctctttcttttctttctcccttgtttcctttccctctctcagattccaaaagaaaatcaCCACAAATCCTCGGAGGGACGATGTGACGTCCTGGCGTCAGATTTGATGGTCCTTCTTGTGTCATAGATTTGGTGGTCTCGAACCAACTATAATACCGACATGACTGATTCCAATCCCGGGAGCTGCAGCGCAAGATGCACAAATCCAATTGTACGTATGCAGTAAGCACTATCGTAAGCATTCGACCCAGTACCAGCAGCCCCGGAGCAAACAAGCTGCATAAAACCAAGAGAAATCGATCCCAGTGAACAAATCAGAGCCCGCCATGGACGAAATCCACACGAAGAAGAGCCTCAAGCTCTTCTTTTAGTTGTCCTCGCAAACTCCACCCGCCGCTGACATCATCCGCCGCCATTGACATCCTTTCTATCAATATCAATCCCGACCATAGATCAATCACCACCCCACCTCCAAACCACCACATCCCACCAAAGAAACGAACCGAAGGCATCGCCGCCGGAACTAAAGTCTACACTTCCAACTtaaccaaagaaaaaaaaaaaatgacaaCCCCGGAGCCCCAGCCAAAGACATCCGTCGCCACAGAAAAAGTACACCTCCCACGCATCACGATCAAATACTGCACACAATGTAAATGGATGTTGAGGGCTGCTTATGTAGgtctttcctctcttccctttttaCCATACCCTTTTACCATACCTATAACCCACCCATCCTTATAATGATATGACTCATACTATCACAAAAGCGCCTATCACAACAATAAAAACCAATATATCACAAACACTCCCCTATAAATtatccaaccccaaccgcAGCCTAACCAATTGATCCATAAATCATCCCACAAACCAATATAGTATCCCCAACACCAAGTTCAACCCCAAACTAACAATTTCAAAAGTTCGCCCAAGAGCTCCTCTCAACATTCAGCACCGATCTAGGCGAGGTAGCGCTCA contains the following coding sequences:
- a CDS encoding putative eukaryotic translation initiation factor 3 subunit EifCa (eIF3 p110) codes for the protein METNAGVFTRLRGRRNLSPWARPPPPSMSFTNMSPPRGRAAAPSCRWNRLCYFSSSCAWIFARERPPRMDCINIRTSPRTPMWLLSRYADHGRLEVGMVVLKKFIELAEKKVTEAQAKADEIQSSLESAAPSSNVEDLEAIETPETILLATVSGEQSRDRTDRAVVTPWLKFLWETYRTVLEILKNNARLEVMYQTTALQAFQFCLKYTRKTEFRRLCELLRNHVQNAAKYSAQMHAINLSDPDTLQRHLDTRFQQLNVAVELELWQEAFRSIEDIHTLLSLSKRPAKNVMMANYYEKLARIFLVSENYLFHAAAWSRYYNLLRQSAATLAAGQGTKKENPSVTDADMTKAASFVLLSALAIPVISTSRSRGALVDVDEVRKNKNTRLTNLLGMAQSPTRAVLFKDALNKGLLKRARPEIRDLYNILEVDFHPLSICKKITPILKQIGADPEMEKYVVPLQQVILTRLFQQLSQVYESVSLKFVYELAQFPDPFQVTPAMIEKFIMNGCKKGDLAIRVDHISGVLTFDTDVFSSAKALHSGSAAGSAESEVGSVQRMQNTPAEIARLQLTRLAKTLHVSCMYVDPSYHEARLQAKQAAQTRAAAGAAKEHEETLARRVIIDKKKEAATDALQRKQREEETRKRIRTQQLQEAEKQRLLDEQREREKKRIKDEQDRIREQELKKQIEELKSGVKGIDLSEVDLKDLDANRLRAMKLAQLEKEKNELNDRIRTTGKRIDHLERAFRREELKHIPADYEAQKKRDMELYEALKAETLKEAEDKHKEAVALKHRLSRLVPVFNNFRKEVSEKRHEEFERRRKAAERDFEAKKKQRIKEVQDRRRRERAEREEAERRQKEEEERIKREEEERAAKEEERRRVLAEEKAKREEERKKLDEIALKQKQREEEAEARRASRKTGFPEPPARAEPERTAPRLNLAPRTGGGPSWRERQAAKEAAGGAAPEPAKEEPAAQPPRRTGGYVPPHLRGASAAAPAAPPSSGAAPSRYVPPSARDSGSSTPPSRTQTPATTSEEPKSAGKWVPRWKQQQGQ
- a CDS encoding guanine nucleotide-binding protein subunit gamma (G-protein complex gamma subunit Ste18), with the protein product MPAYELRSGGDVKNKKQSVADLKYRRLTELNARLKEDLDRPRVKVSEAAMSLINYCNNTRDFMVPSVWGQVDKRDDPYAPQQQGGCCTVM